A window from Hoeflea sp. IMCC20628 encodes these proteins:
- the exbD gene encoding TonB system transport protein ExbD, which yields MAGRIADDDELAENHDINITPFIDVMLVLLIIFMIAAPLSTVDIPVELPVAVAEPPQRPLKPVFITIAEDLALSVGETSTTFERLYIDVGIATLQKRDTRLYIRADKSVPYGEFIRVMNILRADGFLKIGLVGLDESALPPEEQNSTGSGVTAPSAPVATGQQP from the coding sequence ATGGCTGGCAGAATTGCTGACGACGACGAACTGGCTGAAAACCACGACATCAACATCACACCTTTCATCGACGTGATGCTGGTGCTGCTGATCATCTTCATGATCGCAGCACCACTGTCGACGGTGGATATCCCGGTTGAACTGCCGGTGGCTGTCGCCGAGCCGCCACAGCGGCCGCTCAAGCCGGTGTTCATCACGATTGCCGAGGATCTAGCGTTGTCGGTCGGCGAGACCAGCACGACATTCGAGCGGCTTTACATCGATGTCGGCATTGCCACGCTGCAAAAGCGCGACACGCGGCTGTACATCCGCGCTGACAAGTCTGTGCCCTATGGAGAGTTCATCCGGGTGATGAACATCCTGCGCGCCGACGGGTTCCTGAAGATCGGACTGGTGGGGCTGGATGAAAGCGCATTGCCGCCGGAAGAGCAAAACTCGACCGGCAGCGGTGTAACTGCGCCTTCTGCTCCGGTTGCAACAGGGCAGCAGCCGTGA
- a CDS encoding energy transducer TonB translates to MSLIYQRSASGIWFWACAAVVSVGLHGGLSYLALRDQPSVMIEQPVDAGITGAIMFDLSDLIAAPADMAEDSAEAVDSAEAPTVTESPEVVDPAKAAEEPMLSQIPYKVEDDSLKFGVASPEPAEDTEEIAHEIATEYKPEDVEQPSTTGAQESDAADASVAAVAAEETAETTKATGEGLTAEQKEEVRQWQRDIVLRISKVRKYPALAREKKIEGEVRVRFTLDQYGTIQSSMIETSSGSAVLDEAALAVFEEIGKLPTPPSYLEGDSFTLLAPIRYSFR, encoded by the coding sequence GTGAGCCTGATCTATCAGCGGTCGGCGTCAGGCATCTGGTTCTGGGCCTGCGCTGCGGTGGTCAGCGTCGGACTGCATGGCGGCTTGTCCTATCTGGCCTTGCGCGACCAGCCCTCCGTGATGATCGAACAGCCGGTGGATGCAGGCATTACCGGCGCCATCATGTTTGATCTCTCAGACCTGATTGCAGCGCCTGCGGACATGGCGGAAGACAGCGCCGAAGCGGTCGACTCTGCCGAGGCGCCGACTGTCACCGAAAGCCCTGAAGTCGTCGATCCGGCCAAGGCCGCGGAAGAGCCGATGCTCAGCCAGATTCCCTACAAGGTGGAGGACGACAGTCTGAAATTTGGTGTGGCCAGTCCGGAGCCCGCCGAGGACACAGAAGAGATCGCCCACGAGATCGCCACGGAGTACAAGCCGGAGGACGTCGAGCAGCCCAGCACCACCGGCGCCCAAGAAAGTGATGCTGCAGATGCATCAGTCGCGGCCGTCGCAGCCGAGGAAACTGCCGAGACCACCAAGGCGACGGGAGAAGGATTGACCGCGGAGCAGAAAGAGGAAGTGCGCCAATGGCAGCGCGATATCGTGCTCAGAATCAGCAAGGTCCGGAAATATCCGGCACTGGCGCGAGAGAAAAAGATCGAGGGGGAAGTGCGGGTCCGCTTCACGCTTGACCAGTATGGGACCATTCAGTCGTCAATGATCGAGACTTCTTCAGGCTCAGCAGTGCTTGATGAGGCGGCGCTTGCCGTCTTTGAGGAGATCGGCAAGCTGCCGACCCCGCCAAGCTATCTCGAAGGCGACAGCTTCACACTGCTGGCGCCGATCCGTTACTCGTTCCGGTAG
- a CDS encoding Fe2+-dependent dioxygenase, with the protein MLITIPDILSKDEVRHFREVLDTAEWESGSKTAGAQSQSVKQNQQLPVSSDAALKLGQFLLQKLSASPLFLSAALPLRILPPMFNRYEAQETFGVHVDNAIRLNHLTQERLRTDLSMTVFLSEPDEYDGGELVVEDHYGTQEVKLEAGHMVLYPSTSLHQVVPVSRGARVSSFFWLQSMIRSDAHRSMLFDLDQTIQSLAMRLDTGDSEVVRLTGIYHNLIRTWAET; encoded by the coding sequence ATGCTGATCACAATTCCCGATATCCTGAGCAAGGATGAGGTGCGCCATTTCCGTGAGGTGCTCGACACGGCCGAGTGGGAGTCTGGTTCGAAAACCGCCGGCGCCCAGTCTCAGTCGGTCAAGCAGAACCAGCAATTGCCGGTTTCCAGCGATGCTGCACTCAAGCTCGGTCAGTTCCTGCTGCAGAAACTCTCTGCAAGCCCGCTTTTTCTATCCGCGGCTCTGCCGCTCAGAATTCTGCCTCCGATGTTCAACCGTTATGAGGCGCAAGAGACTTTCGGGGTTCATGTCGACAATGCCATCCGCCTCAATCACCTGACGCAAGAGCGACTCAGAACAGACCTGTCGATGACGGTGTTTTTGAGCGAACCGGACGAATATGACGGCGGCGAACTGGTCGTCGAGGACCACTATGGCACGCAAGAGGTAAAGCTCGAAGCCGGTCACATGGTGCTTTACCCGTCGACCAGCCTTCACCAGGTGGTGCCGGTCAGTCGCGGCGCGCGGGTGTCTTCGTTTTTCTGGCTGCAAAGCATGATCCGCTCGGACGCGCATCGCAGCATGCTGTTCGATCTTGACCAGACGATCCAGTCTCTCGCCATGCGCCTGGATACGGGAGACAGCGAAGTCGTCCGCCTGACCGGCATTTACCACAACCTCATCCGCACATGGGCAGAGACCTGA
- the exbB gene encoding tonB-system energizer ExbB, with amino-acid sequence MKTKLIRYGVLTALVVLAGSANAQDAAQPAVQGQWLGALAAGVSDWLHQAGEDELSAMGMFMAADWVVKAVMISLAFASVLTWLIFFAKTTDLVWQRARLKRNFRRLDAHGSLRGVQAVFANGKGIVGRMVHAALRERERSSAGGLDKTGIKERVSSELSRIEAGAARSMMSGTGILANIGSTAPFVGLFGTVWGIMNSFISISESNTTNLAVVAPGIAEALLATAIGLVAAIPAVIFYNLIARGLGGYKVMLADAGALVERTLSRDLDMAEKVSGNAAAAEPTALVSDLAEAAE; translated from the coding sequence ATGAAGACGAAACTGATCCGATATGGTGTTTTGACCGCACTGGTGGTGCTGGCAGGAAGCGCGAATGCGCAGGATGCCGCCCAGCCCGCCGTTCAAGGTCAGTGGCTTGGCGCTCTTGCTGCCGGTGTTTCCGACTGGCTTCACCAGGCCGGCGAAGACGAGTTGAGCGCCATGGGCATGTTCATGGCCGCCGACTGGGTGGTCAAGGCGGTGATGATCTCGCTGGCCTTTGCATCGGTGCTGACATGGCTGATCTTCTTTGCAAAGACCACGGATCTGGTTTGGCAGCGCGCCAGGCTCAAGCGCAATTTCCGCCGGCTCGACGCGCATGGCAGCCTGCGCGGGGTGCAAGCGGTCTTTGCAAATGGCAAGGGGATTGTTGGCCGCATGGTGCATGCAGCCTTGCGTGAACGCGAGCGCAGCAGCGCAGGCGGACTGGACAAGACCGGCATCAAGGAACGCGTCTCCTCCGAGCTGTCACGGATCGAAGCCGGTGCGGCCAGGAGCATGATGTCGGGGACAGGCATTCTCGCCAATATCGGCTCGACTGCTCCCTTTGTCGGCCTGTTTGGAACCGTCTGGGGCATCATGAACTCCTTCATTTCGATTTCGGAGAGCAACACCACCAATCTGGCCGTCGTGGCGCCGGGGATTGCCGAAGCCTTGCTGGCAACAGCGATCGGCCTGGTGGCAGCTATACCGGCGGTTATCTTTTACAATCTGATTGCGCGCGGACTCGGCGGCTACAAGGTGATGCTGGCTGACGCCGGTGCGCTGGTCGAACGCACATTGTCGCGTGATCTCGATATGGCGGAGAAAGTATCGGGGAACGCAGCGGCTGCTGAGCCAACCGCGCTTGTGTCCGATCTTGCCGAGGCTGCGGAGTAA